Sequence from the Nocardiopsis sp. YSL2 genome:
CCGACACGGTGACTCTGTCAACCCCCTGCGTGACCGGAGCGTCCCCTGAGGGACGGCGCGAACGCCGTCGGGCACGCGTGCGCGGCACGCGCTCAGGGGTCAGGGGTAGCCATGAGGGAACCGGGCAGCGGAACGAGATCCGGTTGGTCGACGGGTCTGTTGGAGAGTGGAGCCTACTGGCTCCTGTATGTGGTCTCGGTCAGCGGAGCGCTGCTGCACTGGCGGCTGGGCAACACGGTCCTGGCCGCCGGATGTGCGGCCGCGGCCGTTTTCGGCGCCTTCCTCATCGGCCGCAGCCACGAGGACGTCAGCACGCCCCGCTGAGCTATTCCCCGCACGTGGTGGGGTGATCATCACCCGACATCCGCACCGTCCCCGGGACGTTTGCCGCACCACGGGGCGGATAGTCTTCCCGGTATGCGTTCATGGTCTGCGCCTGACATCGTCTCCCTGCCGGGTTCCGGCGGCCCCCTCCGTCTCCACGACACGGCCACCGGCCGGATATGGGCGACGGACCCGGGTCCCCGCGCGGGCATGTACGCGTGCGGCATCACGCCCTACGACGCCGCCCACCTGGGGCACGCGTTCACCTACCTGACCTTCGACCTGGTCAACCGGGTGTGGCGGGACGCCGGGCACGAGGTGAACTACGTGCAGAACACCACCGACATCGACGACCCGCTGCTGGAGCGGGCCGTGGCGATCGGCGTGGACTGGCGGGACCTGGCCCACCGCGAGATCGACGTGTTCCGCGACGACATGGCCGCCCTGCGGATCATCCCCCCGACCTCCTACGTCGGAGTGGTCGAGTCGGTCGACCTCATCAGCGACCTGGCCACCCGGATCCGTGACACCGGAGCCACCTACGACCTCGACGGCGACCTGTACTTCTCCGTGGCCGAGGCGGACGAGTTCGGCGAGATCAGCGGTATGACCCGCGACGAGATGCTGGAGCTGTTCGGCCAGCGCGGCGGCGACCCCGACCGCACCGGCAAGAAGGACCCGCTGGACTGGCTGCTGTGGCGCGCCGAGCGTCCGGGGGAACCCGCCTGGGAGAGCCCTCTGGGCCGCGGCCGCCCCGGTTGGCACATCGAGTGCAGCGCCATCGCCCTGGACCGGCTCGGCCCGAACTTCGACCTCAACGGCGGCGGCAGCGACCTCATCTTCCCGCACCACGAGATGGGCGCGGCCGAGACCCGCAGCACCACCGGCGGTCCCAACGCCCACCACCACCTGCACGTGGGCATGGTGGGGCTCAACGGCGAGAAGATGTCCAAGTCGCTGGGCAACCTCGTGTTCGTGTCCAAGCTGCGCGAGCAGGGTGTGGAGCCGGCCGTGATCCGCCTGGCCATGCTGGCCCACCACTACCGGTCGCCGTGGGAGTGGACCGACGCCGAGCTTCCCGTGGCCTGCGACCGCTACAAGCGCTGGCGCGCGGCCGTCGCGCTGGGCTCGGGGCCGGACGCCGCTCCGATGCTCGCCGCGGTCCGCGCCGCCCTGGCCGAGGACCTGGACTCCCCGGCCGCTCTGACGGCCGTGGACACCTGGGCCGCTCGCGCCCTGACCGAGGAGGGTACGGACACCGGCGCGCCCGCCCTGGCCCGCGCCACCATCGACGCGCTCCTGGGCGTGGAGCTCCAGCTCCCGTAGCGGCGGCCGGAGTTCGTCCTGCCGCCACCGCCGACGACGGCGCGCACCGCGGCCCGGCTTCAGGCGGGGACCGCGGCCTCCACGTGCGCGCAGCCCTCGCGTGCGGCCAGCGGCCAGGGCTCGAAAGTGCCGTCGGACAGGCGTACGGACACCTCGTGGCGGTGGGCGATGACGCCGGTGACCGGGACGCCCTGGAGCCGGGCCAGCACATAGGCGGCGGACAGGCTGGTCACGTCGCGGATCGTGCCCAGCGGGAGCAGGGAGCGGGTCTCGGCGATCGCCTCGTGTTCGCCCGCGCGCAGGACGACCCGGGTGTCCCGCGAGACGCCCTGGGCGGCGATGGCCACGGTGATGTTGTCGAGGTCGTCGGAGCCGACGGCGGCCAGCGCGCGGGCGCGGCGCAGGTGCAGTCTCTCCAGGACGGTCCGGTCGCCGCCGTGTCCGGTCACCACCGGGATGCCCAGGGATCGGGCGAGCCGCACGTTGGGCGCGTGCGGATCGCGTTCGACCCCGACGACGGGGATGCCCAGACGGCGCAGCTCGCAGCACAGGCGCAGGCCGACCTGCCCGATGCCGACGACGATGACGTGTCCGAAGCGGGGAACGGTCCGGGGCCCGATCAGTCCGACCAGCCGGGGGCCGAGCATGCGCTCGACCAGGCCCGCGGTGAACATGGCGGTGAAGACGATCGTGCCCAGCATGAGCAGGCTGGACACCAGCTGGTAGGCGGTGGAGTGCACGTCGGTCGCCGGGCCGACGGTCGAGACCACGCGGGCGGCGTCGAAGAGCGCTTCGGCGGGGGGATGGCCGAGCCCGAGCAGCCATCCCCAGTCGGCCAGCAGTGAGGCCAGTATCCCGGTCAGCCCACCGAGCATGAGGCGTGTCCCCGCGTCGTGCGAGCGCAGCTGACTCGCCAGGCGGCTCCACCAGGCCCGCCAGCCCGCGCGCCGACGCGTCCACTCCCCGGTGCACGGCGTGCCCGTCCGGTCGAGCCGGACCGCTCGGGCGCGCCCGGCACGGCCG
This genomic interval carries:
- the mshC gene encoding cysteine--1-D-myo-inosityl 2-amino-2-deoxy-alpha-D-glucopyranoside ligase — encoded protein: MRSWSAPDIVSLPGSGGPLRLHDTATGRIWATDPGPRAGMYACGITPYDAAHLGHAFTYLTFDLVNRVWRDAGHEVNYVQNTTDIDDPLLERAVAIGVDWRDLAHREIDVFRDDMAALRIIPPTSYVGVVESVDLISDLATRIRDTGATYDLDGDLYFSVAEADEFGEISGMTRDEMLELFGQRGGDPDRTGKKDPLDWLLWRAERPGEPAWESPLGRGRPGWHIECSAIALDRLGPNFDLNGGGSDLIFPHHEMGAAETRSTTGGPNAHHHLHVGMVGLNGEKMSKSLGNLVFVSKLREQGVEPAVIRLAMLAHHYRSPWEWTDAELPVACDRYKRWRAAVALGSGPDAAPMLAAVRAALAEDLDSPAALTAVDTWAARALTEEGTDTGAPALARATIDALLGVELQLP
- a CDS encoding TrkA family potassium uptake protein, producing MTRAHDPLQHRSFVIVGDTNLARRVCASLRQEAHAVHHLARPGDEDLREAMSKPHDAVAVLLHEDAAALRYALAVAHMSADVPIVATVFDRTVADELLRLLPQCHVTSPADLAAPSLAGPCADPGVSALHGRAGRARAVRLDRTGTPCTGEWTRRRAGWRAWWSRLASQLRSHDAGTRLMLGGLTGILASLLADWGWLLGLGHPPAEALFDAARVVSTVGPATDVHSTAYQLVSSLLMLGTIVFTAMFTAGLVERMLGPRLVGLIGPRTVPRFGHVIVVGIGQVGLRLCCELRRLGIPVVGVERDPHAPNVRLARSLGIPVVTGHGGDRTVLERLHLRRARALAAVGSDDLDNITVAIAAQGVSRDTRVVLRAGEHEAIAETRSLLPLGTIRDVTSLSAAYVLARLQGVPVTGVIAHRHEVSVRLSDGTFEPWPLAAREGCAHVEAAVPA